CGATGTTGATCTGACCATTCTCGACGTCAGTGAGGCCCACGTACCCGCCACGTCCTACGGTCATCGTCACGCAACCACTGAGAGCGCTGACACAACCAGCACGGGCGACCGCCCCGATGCCGATCCTTGCGCCGGAATCAACGACTCCGCGCATCGAGGGGGAGTCGCGCAACGAACTATTGCCGAGGCCGTCAGCGACCACGACAATCCGCGCGCGTGCGGAGGCACCCCGATCCTCACGTTGCTGGAGCGTGACCTGGCGCGTGAGGCCGGGGTGTTGTTCAGGCGACGCGGGCTCTGCGTCGACGAGCGCGGCAGTCTCGGGGAGGAAGACGCATCCGGCAGAAATGGCCGCGCCGACCAGCACGGCATCGAGCGTGGCGCGCGTGATGGCCAATCCTGGAGGCAGAGCGATGTTTGCGTAGCGGCCGCCGTATCGCAGTTGAATAGTCGAGAGCGACCTAGCGCCGAGCGCGCGAAGTTCGTCGACCAGCCCGGCGCTCTCCAGGACACCCACCGCACGGGCGTTGAGGCAGCCCCCGCAGACCTTGTGGCGCGGAAACGGCTTGCGATCAACCAGCAGCGTGGCAAGCCCTGCGCGCGCGAGTCCGCGTGCGGCAAACGCCCCGGCGGGTCCCGCGCCAACGACAATCGCGTCCCATTCTCGGGTCGACGCCTGCGCGAGCGCGATCGTTGGGGAGACAGTCTTCAACACCAGCGTCTCAGGAACCAGAAGCAAGATCCTTGAAAGAGGCGACCCCATCGGACGTCTGGCGCCAGGTGAGGAGAAATCGCTGGGGCCAGCATTCGCGAAGTTCGGCCCCGTCAAGTCCTGCCTGGCTCGTCAACGCGCGCGCCTCGGCTGTGGAGAACGCGGCCGCGACCGACAGCGGACCGTCCACATGAAACACGCGTGAGCGCGACAGCAGCCGGCATCCAATCCATGCGAAGAGGTAGCCGAGATCCGTTCTCCGCAAATCGGACACCACCACGAGGTGGCGAGCCGCATCCTTCATCCTCCGCAGCGTCTCGACGGCCTCTTCGTCTGCCAGATGGTGGAGGAACAGCGAACAGTGCACGACGTCGAAGCCGGTCGGCCACGCATCCCGGATGGCATCCAGTTGATCGAATCGCACTTGTTGGACGCAGGCGCGGGCCGCGAGGGTTCTCGCGTACTCGAGCGCGACCGGACTCACGTCGCAGCCAAGCACATCGGCGGCGATTCCGGCGCGGGCGAACCGCCGCGCCAGATTGACGGCGACGTGTCCGCCACCGCAGGCAATGTCGAGGACGCGGAGCGGACGGCCGCTCACCGTTCGGGCCACGCGCTGAATCGCCGGCCAGGCAACCGACATGGTGCGGCTGGCGATATTGGCGCGGCCGAGCGCGGTGAGCGCGGAGTCGTGCTCGCGCCTGTCGAGTCCAGGTTGATCCATCAACTCGGGCGTGCGGACGCGTACGGCGGGAACGAACATATCAGCCACACTCCGTCGGCTGGTGAATCAGCCGGCTCCGACAATCCGGCTCACCCGGCCGAAGACGTCGTCGATGATGCGGCCGACGGCCGCGTCCGATGTGGCTTCGGCGACGACCCTGATGATGGGCTCGGTGTTCGAGCCTCGGACGAGAAACCAGCCGTCGGAAAGCGTGACCCTGATGCCGTCGCGTGCATCAATGGGAAGATGTCCGAACGCGGCACGGATGGCTCGCAGCACTTCCGGGATCTTGTTCGACGGGCAGGCGAGCCTTTCCTTCACCATCGAATAGCGGGGGAGGTCGGCCATCAAGCTGGACACCGAGCGCCCAGACTGTGCGAGCAAGTGCAGGATCAGCGCCATCCCCACATGGCTGTCGCGTGCGAAATTGATGCGCGGGTAGATGACGCCGCCGTTGCCCTCGCCGCCGATGATCGCTCCGACAATCTTCATGCGATCGGTGACGTTGGCTTCGCCGATCTTCGACCGCACGACCCGGCTTCCGAACCGCGCCGCCAGATCGTCAAGCGCCAGACTGGTCGCGAGATTGGCCACGACCACTGGACCGGTTCCGGAAATGGGGTCAGACCCCAATGTCATTTGCGCGAGAACCCACCACGTGG
This portion of the Acidobacteriota bacterium genome encodes:
- a CDS encoding methyltransferase domain-containing protein: MFVPAVRVRTPELMDQPGLDRREHDSALTALGRANIASRTMSVAWPAIQRVARTVSGRPLRVLDIACGGGHVAVNLARRFARAGIAADVLGCDVSPVALEYARTLAARACVQQVRFDQLDAIRDAWPTGFDVVHCSLFLHHLADEEAVETLRRMKDAARHLVVVSDLRRTDLGYLFAWIGCRLLSRSRVFHVDGPLSVAAAFSTAEARALTSQAGLDGAELRECWPQRFLLTWRQTSDGVASFKDLASGS
- a CDS encoding FAD-dependent monooxygenase, which produces MLKTVSPTIALAQASTREWDAIVVGAGPAGAFAARGLARAGLATLLVDRKPFPRHKVCGGCLNARAVGVLESAGLVDELRALGARSLSTIQLRYGGRYANIALPPGLAITRATLDAVLVGAAISAGCVFLPETAALVDAEPASPEQHPGLTRQVTLQQREDRGASARARIVVVADGLGNSSLRDSPSMRGVVDSGARIGIGAVARAGCVSALSGCVTMTVGRGGYVGLTDVENGQINIAAALDVDFLRAQGGPAGAVRAILTSASVAATCDLETLDWQGTVPLTRHVLAPVAHRVFVLGDAAGYIEPFTGEGMEWALSAADALVPLAVRAVAGWDSAIERRWIDTYDRVVRRNQNWCRFLARALRYPPIVGVMVAALRHQPGLARPFLARTIHRLGRADE